One Brachyspira pilosicoli P43/6/78 genomic window carries:
- a CDS encoding glycosyltransferase family 117 protein, translated as MAKLSHLEKEYIKANYKNKSIDELTKKLEKDRELIEEYINNLQNAQKNNAKNNKKEKANKEKSENILSKLFSKSSNSEPIFKKYEIKPYHLSKIDIIFSSVAFLFTFLLYLFTLTPSLSAGDNGELTTAAYFLGVGHAPGYPFYTLMSKLFTYIPFGNIAWRTNLFSGTCGAIAMIFFYLIMVKVLGQNRIERGFSPVVHIPALLASVAFAISDNMWAQATMAEVYSLNILQIASMLLILVYWFEAVWQHADDDVPYYGNKYLMAFGFLYGVALANHHVTLPFAFAPLLFIAIVLFLVHKDRYIENIETPFISIFVFLVLLFIGGFGYYRFIMNYEAYLYFPPGVASNDSIFSILFKPFTDMNILSDIFTALANGSYLRPDMIQNLKAPFYPTLYKGMFLVFWPLFLVVVWVLVYRYFLCKIDKFNNDNDFITGISFSYYKMLLMLAVGVMIYAYMPIRARALPPLNWGQLNEPSGWENLSYLFSMIHRKQYGASGNDIAAAFILHPEQVSALINIFKTQLTVLGLLFLIPGLFQIFKKNKFIGIFSVFGLLSFGVSLMAYTNPPPSVRTLSFVEVFFLPATLYMIVIVGFGIQWYMEYFNTNIKNVLKKPSEETTDTKLKPYHAISLIAIFAIMVPIFVMNFSRNNNSKDFSNHDYSYNMMNSLPDNAIFATEGGDNQVFGLVYYTMVERRRPDLKIYDQKGNVFERIYGNLMKTDGRWLGSISDAVDKDFIDSGRPYYMAWRRDGLERLGDYYFKAYGLVFKVQPIKYALVDELEFFKVLTVNDYKAIAREHLKRNYENEKVASDLNALLDEGLISVERKNNYNGNEEITFVKMYELPFPELKTEEDYWNSYTMKGTAEEISHYDFLTREIFVSSYSLAKIDMYNRRIKTYQKLLGFMGNGDIAKNGITREEANAKIEEYKKLKREEEERMLTIGFDMSNVYFAIGNQAILDEDYERATVMYEELIKLEKLIYPAYFNLAASYEYLARSKNTPYEKEAEYLNKAKDVMARAEKTFHRGKDMGDAARAQNTTYQQIMQFNNRLDLQLRTTRQQADALKQQAIAENTFDSYTAYANYIYQNRQDLDETIWAKTEAKKRAVNNTQLINVNKELAILYANIGDVNTGINILNDTLNLPNITRDDRRGVDFDLASIYLNQKRYNEAINIYSKYTNDLTQDGAFALYAIGHIYIEQNMIVEALNVYNDFKVRMSPLAKDNQVIANLDKDVESRRVQIMQYLGTVGAPNQ; from the coding sequence ATGGCTAAACTTTCGCATCTTGAAAAAGAGTATATTAAAGCTAATTACAAAAATAAAAGCATTGATGAGCTTACAAAAAAACTAGAAAAAGACAGAGAGTTAATAGAAGAATATATTAATAATCTGCAAAATGCTCAAAAAAATAATGCAAAGAATAATAAGAAAGAAAAAGCTAATAAAGAAAAAAGCGAAAACATACTTTCTAAATTATTCTCAAAGTCTTCTAACAGCGAACCAATATTTAAAAAGTACGAAATAAAACCCTATCACCTTTCAAAGATAGATATAATATTTTCTAGTGTAGCATTTTTGTTTACATTTTTGCTTTATTTGTTTACATTAACTCCTTCACTTTCTGCAGGAGATAATGGAGAGCTTACAACAGCAGCTTACTTCTTAGGGGTAGGGCATGCTCCGGGATATCCTTTTTATACTTTAATGTCTAAACTATTTACTTATATACCATTTGGAAACATCGCTTGGAGAACAAACCTATTTTCCGGCACATGCGGTGCTATTGCTATGATTTTCTTCTATCTTATCATGGTTAAAGTATTAGGACAAAACAGAATTGAGAGAGGTTTTTCTCCTGTAGTACATATACCAGCATTACTTGCAAGTGTTGCTTTTGCTATATCTGACAATATGTGGGCACAAGCTACTATGGCTGAAGTTTACAGCTTAAACATTCTTCAAATAGCTTCTATGCTTTTAATACTTGTTTATTGGTTTGAAGCAGTTTGGCAGCATGCTGATGATGATGTTCCTTACTATGGAAATAAATATTTAATGGCTTTCGGTTTTCTTTATGGGGTAGCACTTGCTAATCACCACGTTACTTTGCCTTTTGCTTTTGCTCCTCTTTTGTTTATAGCTATTGTATTATTCTTGGTTCATAAAGACAGATATATAGAAAACATTGAAACTCCTTTTATATCTATATTTGTATTTTTAGTGTTGCTCTTTATAGGTGGATTTGGATACTATAGATTTATTATGAATTATGAGGCTTATTTATATTTCCCTCCTGGTGTAGCTTCCAATGATTCTATATTCTCTATACTCTTTAAGCCTTTCACAGATATGAACATTTTAAGCGACATATTTACAGCACTTGCTAATGGTTCTTATTTAAGACCAGATATGATACAAAACTTAAAAGCTCCTTTCTACCCAACTCTTTATAAAGGAATGTTCTTAGTATTTTGGCCTTTATTTTTAGTTGTAGTTTGGGTGTTGGTTTATAGATATTTCTTGTGTAAGATAGATAAGTTTAATAATGATAATGATTTTATCACTGGAATATCATTTTCTTATTATAAAATGCTTTTAATGCTTGCTGTTGGCGTTATGATATATGCCTACATGCCTATAAGAGCAAGGGCTTTACCTCCTCTAAACTGGGGACAGCTAAATGAGCCATCTGGTTGGGAGAATTTAAGCTATTTATTTAGTATGATACACAGAAAACAATATGGTGCTTCTGGTAACGATATTGCAGCAGCTTTCATACTTCACCCAGAACAAGTATCTGCTTTAATTAATATATTTAAAACTCAATTAACTGTTTTAGGATTATTATTCTTAATACCTGGATTATTTCAGATATTTAAGAAAAATAAGTTTATAGGAATATTTTCAGTATTTGGACTATTAAGTTTTGGTGTATCTTTAATGGCATATACTAATCCTCCTCCAAGTGTAAGAACTTTATCATTTGTTGAAGTATTCTTCTTGCCTGCTACTTTATATATGATTGTAATAGTTGGATTTGGTATACAATGGTATATGGAATATTTTAATACTAATATAAAAAATGTATTAAAAAAACCTTCTGAAGAGACTACAGATACAAAATTAAAGCCTTATCATGCAATATCACTTATAGCAATATTTGCAATAATGGTTCCTATATTTGTAATGAACTTTAGCCGTAACAATAACTCTAAAGATTTTAGTAACCACGACTATTCATATAATATGATGAACTCTCTTCCAGACAATGCAATATTTGCAACAGAGGGAGGAGATAACCAAGTATTCGGTCTTGTTTACTATACTATGGTTGAAAGAAGAAGACCGGATTTAAAAATATATGACCAGAAGGGTAATGTATTTGAGAGAATATATGGTAACCTTATGAAAACAGACGGCAGATGGCTTGGAAGCATAAGCGATGCTGTGGACAAAGATTTTATAGACAGCGGCAGACCTTATTATATGGCTTGGAGAAGAGATGGTCTTGAAAGGCTTGGAGATTATTACTTTAAAGCTTACGGACTTGTATTTAAAGTTCAGCCTATAAAATATGCTTTAGTTGATGAGTTAGAGTTCTTCAAGGTGCTTACTGTTAATGATTATAAAGCAATAGCAAGAGAGCATTTGAAAAGAAATTATGAGAATGAAAAAGTTGCTTCAGATTTGAATGCTTTGCTTGATGAAGGTTTAATATCGGTAGAGAGAAAAAATAACTATAATGGCAATGAAGAGATAACTTTCGTAAAAATGTATGAACTTCCTTTCCCAGAGTTAAAAACAGAAGAAGATTATTGGAATAGCTACACTATGAAAGGAACTGCTGAAGAGATTTCTCATTATGACTTTTTAACTAGAGAGATTTTTGTAAGTTCTTATTCACTTGCTAAAATAGATATGTATAACAGAAGAATAAAAACATATCAAAAATTGCTTGGTTTTATGGGTAATGGAGACATTGCTAAAAACGGCATTACAAGAGAAGAGGCTAATGCAAAAATAGAAGAGTATAAAAAGCTTAAAAGAGAAGAAGAAGAAAGAATGCTTACTATAGGCTTTGATATGTCTAATGTTTACTTTGCTATAGGTAATCAGGCTATATTAGATGAGGATTATGAGAGAGCTACAGTGATGTATGAAGAGCTTATAAAACTTGAAAAGCTTATTTATCCTGCTTATTTCAATTTGGCTGCTTCTTATGAATATTTAGCTCGTTCTAAAAATACTCCTTATGAGAAAGAGGCTGAATATTTAAATAAAGCTAAAGATGTAATGGCAAGAGCAGAGAAAACTTTCCATAGAGGTAAAGATATGGGAGATGCTGCAAGGGCACAAAACACTACTTATCAGCAGATAATGCAGTTTAATAATAGATTAGATTTACAGCTTAGAACTACAAGACAGCAGGCAGATGCTCTAAAACAGCAGGCTATAGCTGAAAACACTTTTGATAGTTATACTGCTTATGCTAATTATATTTATCAAAACAGACAGGATTTAGATGAAACTATTTGGGCTAAAACTGAAGCTAAAAAGAGAGCTGTTAATAATACTCAATTGATAAATGTTAATAAAGAGCTTGCTATACTTTATGCTAATATTGGTGATGTTAATACTGGTATTAATATATTAAATGATACTTTGAATCTTCCTAATATTACTAGAGATGATAGAAGGGGTGTAGATTTTGATTTGGCTAGCATTTATCTTAATCAAAAGAGATATAATGAGGCTATAAATATATACTCAAAATATACAAATGATTTAACTCAAGACGGTGCTTTTGCTTTGTATGCTATAGGTCATATATATATAGAGCAGAATATGATTGTTGAGGCACTTAATGTTTATAATGATTTTAAGGTGAGAATGTCTCCTCTTGCTAAGGATAATCAGGTGATAGCTAATTTGGATAAAGATGTTGAAAGCAGAAGGGTACAGATAATGCAGTATTTAGGTACTGTTGGGGCTCCTAATCAATAA
- a CDS encoding amino acid ABC transporter permease, with product MEYIISTTIYLLKGTYVTISLYLVTAIFSMPLSIIFAALQFSAPKFVRYIFDIYAWLFRGTPLILQLIFFYYGIPLITNNKIAFPAFTSAAITFVLNYAAYLMEIFRAGIESIDKGQYEAAYVLNLNYRQIMTRIILPQAIRKVLPPLSNEAINLIKDTSLVIVLGIGDLMLYARQVLTRDFKLIPFVIAGIIYLLFTFVIVVLFRNLEKKYVIRS from the coding sequence ATGGAATACATAATATCTACAACAATTTATTTATTGAAAGGCACATATGTTACAATAAGCCTTTATTTAGTTACGGCAATATTTTCTATGCCATTATCTATCATTTTTGCAGCATTACAATTCAGTGCTCCAAAATTTGTTAGATATATTTTTGACATTTACGCTTGGCTTTTTAGAGGTACTCCTTTAATACTTCAATTAATATTTTTCTATTATGGTATTCCTCTTATTACCAATAATAAAATAGCTTTCCCGGCATTTACTTCTGCAGCTATTACTTTTGTTCTTAATTATGCAGCTTATCTTATGGAGATATTTAGAGCAGGTATAGAGAGTATAGATAAAGGTCAGTATGAGGCAGCTTATGTACTTAATTTGAATTACAGACAAATAATGACTAGAATAATACTTCCGCAGGCTATAAGAAAAGTATTGCCTCCTCTTTCAAATGAAGCTATTAACTTAATAAAAGACACATCATTAGTAATAGTTCTTGGAATAGGCGATTTAATGCTTTATGCAAGACAGGTTTTAACTAGAGATTTTAAGCTTATACCTTTCGTAATAGCAGGAATAATATATTTATTATTTACATTTGTTATAGTTGTTCTTTTTAGAAATTTGGAGAAGAAGTATGTCATTAGAAGCTAA